The following are encoded together in the Glycine max cultivar Williams 82 chromosome 8, Glycine_max_v4.0, whole genome shotgun sequence genome:
- the LOC100795772 gene encoding importin-4 isoform X2 produces the protein MAQSLELLLIQFLMPDNDARRQAEDQIKRLAKDPQVVPALVQHMRTAKTPNVRQLAAVLLRKKITGHWAKLSPQLKQLVMQSLIETITMEHSPPVRKASANVVSIVAKYAVPSGEWPDLLPFLFERSQSAQEDHREVALILFSSLTETIGNTFRPYFTRLQDLLLKCLQDETSNRVRVAALKAVGSFLEFTHDEIEVIKFREFIPSILNVSRQCLASGEEDVAILAFEIFDELIESPAPLLGDSVKSIVQFSLEVCSSQNLESNTRHQAIQIISWLAKYKSSTLKKHKLITPILQVLCPLLAESTNETEDDDLAPDRAAAEVIDTMALNIPKHVFQPVFEFASVSCQNANPKFREASVTALGVISEGCLELMKTKLEPVLHIVLGALRDPEQMVRGAASFALGQFAEHLQPEIVSHYESVLPCILNALEDASDEVKEKSYYALAAFCENMGEDILPFLDPLMKRLLTALQNSSRVLQETCMSAIGSIASAAEQAFIPYAERVLELMKIFMVLTNDEDLRSRARATELVGIVAMSVGRVRMEPILPPYIEAAISGFGLEFSELREYTHGFFSNVAEILDDSFAHYLPHVVPLAFSSCNLDDGSAVDIDECDDEITNGFGGVSSDDEAHDEPRVRNISIRTGVLDEKAAATQALGLFAQHTKTSYAPYLEETLRILVKHSSYFHEDVRLQAIISLKHILTAAHGIFQSQNEGAAKAKELLDTVMNIYIKTMVEDDDKEVVAQACTSVADIIRDFGYATLEPYLSQLVDATSLLLQEKSSCQQIESDSEIDDVDSAHDEVLMDAVSDLLPAFAKSIGAQFAPIFAQLFEPLMKFAKSSRPPQDRTMVVACLAEVAQNMGFPIASYVDRVMPLVLKELASSEATNRRNAAFCVGELCKNGHEPALKYYDNILRGLYPLFGESEPDDAVRDNAAGAVARMIMVHPESIPLNQVLPVFLRVLPLKEDREESMAVYSCVSTLVFSSNPQILSLVPELVNLFALVVVSPVETPEVKAVVGRAFSHLISLYGQQIQPLLSNLPPAHANALSAFAQRS, from the exons ATGGCGCAGTCTCTCGAGCTGTTGCTGATTCAGTTCCTCATGCCCGACAACGACGCCCGCCGTCAAGCCGAGGACCAAATTAAGCGTCTGGCCAAGGACCCCCAGGTGGTTCCCGCCCTCGTTCAGCACATGCGCACCGCCAAAACCCCCAACGTCCGCCAGCTCGCCGCCGTCCTCCTCCGCAAGAAGATCACCGGCCACTGGGCCAAGCTCTCTCCCCAACTCAAACAACTCGTCATGCAGTCCCTCATCGAAACCATTACCATGGAGCACAG TCCCCCTGTTAGGAAAGCCAGTGCCAACGTTGTCAGTATCGTTGCCAAGTACGCCGTTCCCTCCGGCGAGTGGCCCGATTTGTTGCCCTTTCTCTTCGAACGTAGTCAGAGTGCGCAGGAAGACCATCGAGAA GTGGCATTAATTCTCTTCAGCTCTTTAACCGAAACAATTGGGAATACTTTCCGGCCGTATTTTACTCGTCTGCAAGATCTTCTGCTCAAGTGCTTGCAGGACGAGACTAGCAACCGGGTTAGAGTTGCTGCCCTCAA GGCAGTGGGATCTTTTCTGGAATTCACTCATGACGAGATTGAAGTG ATTAAGTTTCGTGAGTTCATTCCAAGCATCTTGAATGTATCACGACAGTGCCTTGCCTCAGGAGAAGAAGATGTTGCCATACTtgcttttgaaatttttgaTGAGCTGATAGAATCTCCTGCACCTCTTCTCGGAGATTCAGTGAAATCTATAGTGCAGTTCTCCCTTGAGGTTTGCTCAAGTCAAAATTTAGAGTCTAACACACGTCATCAG GCAATTCAAATCATTTCATGGCTGGCAAAGTACAAGTCCAGTACTTTGAAAAAGCATAAGCTGATCACACCTATTCTACAAGTTTTATGCCCTTTGCTTGCTGAATCAACTAATGAAACTGAAGATGATGATCTTGCACCGGATCGGGCTGCTGCCGAAGTTATTGATACCATGGCTTTAAACATCCCGAAGCATGTTTTCCAACCAGTTTTTGAATTTGCTTCTGTAAGCTGTCAAAATGCAAACCCGAAGTTTCGGGAAGCTTCTGTTACTGCTTTGGGTGTCATTTCAGAAGGTTGTTTGGAACTCATGAAAACTAAGCTGGAACCTGTTCTCCATATTGTCCTGGGAGCTCTAAGGGACCCAGAACAAATGGTCCGAGGGGCAGCTTCCTTTGCTTTGGGTCAATTTGCTGAGCACTTACAGCCTGAAATTGTATCCCATTATGAGAGTGTTCTTCCCTGCATTTTAAATGCTCTTGAGGATGCCTCTGATGAAGTAAAG GAGAAGTCATATTATGCGTTGGCTGCTTTTTGCGAGAACATGGGTGAAGACATCCTTCCTTTCTTAGATCCTTTGATGAAAAGACTGTTGACAGCTCTCCAAAATAGTTCCCGAGTTTTGCAGGAAACATGCATG TCTGCCATTGGTTCTATAGCTTCTGCTGCAGAGCAAGCATTCATTCCTTATGCCGAAAGGGTTTTAGAGTTGATGAAAATTTTCATGGTGTTAACTAATGACGAGGATCTTCGTTCCCGTGCAAGAGCAACTGAACTAGTTGGAATTGTTGCAATGTCTGTAGGGAGAGTGAGAATGGAACCAATATTACCTCCTTACATAGAAGCTGCAATTTCT ggatttgggctGGAGTTTAGTGAGCTTCGGGAGTACACCCATGGATTCTTCAGCAATGTTGCTGAGATTTTGGATGACAGTTTTGCACAT tatcttcctcatgttgTGCCTCTTGCATTTTCTTCCTGCAATCTTGATGATGGCTCTGCGGTTGACATTGATGAGTGTGACGATGAAATCACTAATGGATTTGGAGGAGTTTCATCAGATGATGAAGCTCACGATGAACCAAGAGTTCGAAATATAAGTATTAGAACTGGTGTGTTGGATGAAAAGGCAGCTGCAACCCAGGCCCTTGGCCTGTTTGCACAGCACACAAAGACTTCTTATGCACC CTACTTGGAGGAGACACTAAGAATCTTGGTTAAACACTCCAGTTATTTCCATGAAGACGTTAGACTTCAGGCTATCATTTCTTTAAAAC ATATTTTAACTGCGGCCCATGGAATCTTCCAAAGTCAAAAT GAAGGGGCTGCTAAAGCAAAAGAACTTCTTG ATACTGTGATgaatatttacatcaagactATGGTTGAAGATGATGACAAGGAAGTGGTTGCTCAAGCATGCACTAGTGTGGCTGACATCATTAGAGATTTTGGTTATGCAACTCTTGAGCCGT ACTTGTCCCAGCTTGTTGATGCAACTTCATTGTTGCTTCAGGAGAAATCTTCTTGTCAGCAGATAGAGTCAGACAGTGAAATTGATGATGTTGATAGTGCACACGATGAAGTGCTTATGGATGCAGTTTCAGATCTTCTCCCTGCATTTGCAAAGTCCATTGGTGCTCAATTTGCTCCCATTTTTGCACAGCTATTTGAACCTCTAATGAAATTTGCA AAATCTTCTCGTCCTCCTCAAGATAGGACTATGGTAGTTGCCTGCCTTGCTGAAGTTGCTCAGAACATGGGTTTTCCTATTGCAAGCTATGTTGAT AGGGTGATGCCCTTGGTACTTAAAGAACTAGCATCATCCGAGGCAACTAATAGAAGGAATGCTGCATTTTGTGTTGGAGAATTGTGCAAAAATGGTCATGAACCAGCTTTGAA ATACTATGACAATATTTTACGTGGACTTTATCCCTTGTTTGGTGAGTCTGAGCCTGATGATGCAGTGAGAGATAATGCTGCTGGTGCCGTGGCAAGGATGATCATGGTACACCCTGAATCTATCCCATTAAATCAG GTTCTTCCTGTTTTCTTGCGAGTTCTTCCATTAAAAGAAGACCGCGAGGAGTCTATGGCTGTCTATAGCTGTGTCTCCACTCTTGTATTCTCATCCAATCCCCAG ATCCTGTCCCTAGTCCCTGAATTAGTTAATCTTTTTGCTCTAGTGGTGGTATCACCTGTGGAGACGCCTGAAGTTAAAGCTGTAGTAGGCAGAGCTTTTTCTCATCTAATTTCATTATATGGGCAACAAATTCAACCTCTTCTGAGCAATCTCCCACCTGCACATGCAAATGCATTATCTGCATTTGCTCAACGGAGTTGA
- the LOC100795772 gene encoding importin-4 isoform X1, whose product MAQSLELLLIQFLMPDNDARRQAEDQIKRLAKDPQVVPALVQHMRTAKTPNVRQLAAVLLRKKITGHWAKLSPQLKQLVMQSLIETITMEHSPPVRKASANVVSIVAKYAVPSGEWPDLLPFLFERSQSAQEDHREVALILFSSLTETIGNTFRPYFTRLQDLLLKCLQDETSNRVRVAALKAVGSFLEFTHDEIEVIKFREFIPSILNVSRQCLASGEEDVAILAFEIFDELIESPAPLLGDSVKSIVQFSLEVCSSQNLESNTRHQAIQIISWLAKYKSSTLKKHKLITPILQVLCPLLAESTNETEDDDLAPDRAAAEVIDTMALNIPKHVFQPVFEFASVSCQNANPKFREASVTALGVISEGCLELMKTKLEPVLHIVLGALRDPEQMVRGAASFALGQFAEHLQPEIVSHYESVLPCILNALEDASDEVKEKSYYALAAFCENMGEDILPFLDPLMKRLLTALQNSSRVLQETCMSAIGSIASAAEQAFIPYAERVLELMKIFMVLTNDEDLRSRARATELVGIVAMSVGRVRMEPILPPYIEAAISGFGLEFSELREYTHGFFSNVAEILDDSFAHYLPHVVPLAFSSCNLDDGSAVDIDECDDEITNGFGGVSSDDEAHDEPRVRNISIRTGVLDEKAAATQALGLFAQHTKTSYAPYLEETLRILVKHSSYFHEDVRLQAIISLKHILTAAHGIFQSQNEGAAKAKELLDTVMNIYIKTMVEDDDKEVVAQACTSVADIIRDFGYATLEPYLSQLVDATSLLLQEKSSCQQIESDSEIDDVDSAHDEVLMDAVSDLLPAFAKSIGAQFAPIFAQLFEPLMKFAKSSRPPQDRTMVVACLAEVAQNMGFPIASYVDRVMPLVLKELASSEATNRRNAAFCVGELCKNGHEPALKYYDNILRGLYPLFGESEPDDAVRDNAAGAVARMIMVHPESIPLNQVLPVFLRVLPLKEDREESMAVYSCVSTLVFSSNPQVKVLSLFCCFLNDNIVLPNSVCPFLNVTQILSLVPELVNLFALVVVSPVETPEVKAVVGRAFSHLISLYGQQIQPLLSNLPPAHANALSAFAQRS is encoded by the exons ATGGCGCAGTCTCTCGAGCTGTTGCTGATTCAGTTCCTCATGCCCGACAACGACGCCCGCCGTCAAGCCGAGGACCAAATTAAGCGTCTGGCCAAGGACCCCCAGGTGGTTCCCGCCCTCGTTCAGCACATGCGCACCGCCAAAACCCCCAACGTCCGCCAGCTCGCCGCCGTCCTCCTCCGCAAGAAGATCACCGGCCACTGGGCCAAGCTCTCTCCCCAACTCAAACAACTCGTCATGCAGTCCCTCATCGAAACCATTACCATGGAGCACAG TCCCCCTGTTAGGAAAGCCAGTGCCAACGTTGTCAGTATCGTTGCCAAGTACGCCGTTCCCTCCGGCGAGTGGCCCGATTTGTTGCCCTTTCTCTTCGAACGTAGTCAGAGTGCGCAGGAAGACCATCGAGAA GTGGCATTAATTCTCTTCAGCTCTTTAACCGAAACAATTGGGAATACTTTCCGGCCGTATTTTACTCGTCTGCAAGATCTTCTGCTCAAGTGCTTGCAGGACGAGACTAGCAACCGGGTTAGAGTTGCTGCCCTCAA GGCAGTGGGATCTTTTCTGGAATTCACTCATGACGAGATTGAAGTG ATTAAGTTTCGTGAGTTCATTCCAAGCATCTTGAATGTATCACGACAGTGCCTTGCCTCAGGAGAAGAAGATGTTGCCATACTtgcttttgaaatttttgaTGAGCTGATAGAATCTCCTGCACCTCTTCTCGGAGATTCAGTGAAATCTATAGTGCAGTTCTCCCTTGAGGTTTGCTCAAGTCAAAATTTAGAGTCTAACACACGTCATCAG GCAATTCAAATCATTTCATGGCTGGCAAAGTACAAGTCCAGTACTTTGAAAAAGCATAAGCTGATCACACCTATTCTACAAGTTTTATGCCCTTTGCTTGCTGAATCAACTAATGAAACTGAAGATGATGATCTTGCACCGGATCGGGCTGCTGCCGAAGTTATTGATACCATGGCTTTAAACATCCCGAAGCATGTTTTCCAACCAGTTTTTGAATTTGCTTCTGTAAGCTGTCAAAATGCAAACCCGAAGTTTCGGGAAGCTTCTGTTACTGCTTTGGGTGTCATTTCAGAAGGTTGTTTGGAACTCATGAAAACTAAGCTGGAACCTGTTCTCCATATTGTCCTGGGAGCTCTAAGGGACCCAGAACAAATGGTCCGAGGGGCAGCTTCCTTTGCTTTGGGTCAATTTGCTGAGCACTTACAGCCTGAAATTGTATCCCATTATGAGAGTGTTCTTCCCTGCATTTTAAATGCTCTTGAGGATGCCTCTGATGAAGTAAAG GAGAAGTCATATTATGCGTTGGCTGCTTTTTGCGAGAACATGGGTGAAGACATCCTTCCTTTCTTAGATCCTTTGATGAAAAGACTGTTGACAGCTCTCCAAAATAGTTCCCGAGTTTTGCAGGAAACATGCATG TCTGCCATTGGTTCTATAGCTTCTGCTGCAGAGCAAGCATTCATTCCTTATGCCGAAAGGGTTTTAGAGTTGATGAAAATTTTCATGGTGTTAACTAATGACGAGGATCTTCGTTCCCGTGCAAGAGCAACTGAACTAGTTGGAATTGTTGCAATGTCTGTAGGGAGAGTGAGAATGGAACCAATATTACCTCCTTACATAGAAGCTGCAATTTCT ggatttgggctGGAGTTTAGTGAGCTTCGGGAGTACACCCATGGATTCTTCAGCAATGTTGCTGAGATTTTGGATGACAGTTTTGCACAT tatcttcctcatgttgTGCCTCTTGCATTTTCTTCCTGCAATCTTGATGATGGCTCTGCGGTTGACATTGATGAGTGTGACGATGAAATCACTAATGGATTTGGAGGAGTTTCATCAGATGATGAAGCTCACGATGAACCAAGAGTTCGAAATATAAGTATTAGAACTGGTGTGTTGGATGAAAAGGCAGCTGCAACCCAGGCCCTTGGCCTGTTTGCACAGCACACAAAGACTTCTTATGCACC CTACTTGGAGGAGACACTAAGAATCTTGGTTAAACACTCCAGTTATTTCCATGAAGACGTTAGACTTCAGGCTATCATTTCTTTAAAAC ATATTTTAACTGCGGCCCATGGAATCTTCCAAAGTCAAAAT GAAGGGGCTGCTAAAGCAAAAGAACTTCTTG ATACTGTGATgaatatttacatcaagactATGGTTGAAGATGATGACAAGGAAGTGGTTGCTCAAGCATGCACTAGTGTGGCTGACATCATTAGAGATTTTGGTTATGCAACTCTTGAGCCGT ACTTGTCCCAGCTTGTTGATGCAACTTCATTGTTGCTTCAGGAGAAATCTTCTTGTCAGCAGATAGAGTCAGACAGTGAAATTGATGATGTTGATAGTGCACACGATGAAGTGCTTATGGATGCAGTTTCAGATCTTCTCCCTGCATTTGCAAAGTCCATTGGTGCTCAATTTGCTCCCATTTTTGCACAGCTATTTGAACCTCTAATGAAATTTGCA AAATCTTCTCGTCCTCCTCAAGATAGGACTATGGTAGTTGCCTGCCTTGCTGAAGTTGCTCAGAACATGGGTTTTCCTATTGCAAGCTATGTTGAT AGGGTGATGCCCTTGGTACTTAAAGAACTAGCATCATCCGAGGCAACTAATAGAAGGAATGCTGCATTTTGTGTTGGAGAATTGTGCAAAAATGGTCATGAACCAGCTTTGAA ATACTATGACAATATTTTACGTGGACTTTATCCCTTGTTTGGTGAGTCTGAGCCTGATGATGCAGTGAGAGATAATGCTGCTGGTGCCGTGGCAAGGATGATCATGGTACACCCTGAATCTATCCCATTAAATCAG GTTCTTCCTGTTTTCTTGCGAGTTCTTCCATTAAAAGAAGACCGCGAGGAGTCTATGGCTGTCTATAGCTGTGTCTCCACTCTTGTATTCTCATCCAATCCCCAGGTAAAggttctttccttgttttgttgTTTCCTCAATGATAATATTGTCTTACCTAATTCTGTTTGTCCTTTTCTAAATGTAACGCAGATCCTGTCCCTAGTCCCTGAATTAGTTAATCTTTTTGCTCTAGTGGTGGTATCACCTGTGGAGACGCCTGAAGTTAAAGCTGTAGTAGGCAGAGCTTTTTCTCATCTAATTTCATTATATGGGCAACAAATTCAACCTCTTCTGAGCAATCTCCCACCTGCACATGCAAATGCATTATCTGCATTTGCTCAACGGAGTTGA